Genomic DNA from Hypomesus transpacificus isolate Combined female chromosome 19, fHypTra1, whole genome shotgun sequence:
tccctcctgtcttttCTTGCAACGGCAGCAGATGCGTTTGAGGAGGATGTAGATGTGGCTGAAAataatgaggggggggggcaggattgGCCGGTCATGGAAGGTCATGATCAGCTGGTAGCGCTGGAACTTCCACACCTGGTTGGATATGGACTTCACCTCAAAGAAGGTGTTGCTGTCAAAAGAAGGAGGATGCGGTTGACTGGTCACTTCAATACACCTTTTCTGGGTTCCCCAGAAAAACTAATTGCTGTAGAACCTGTATATCTGACAATTACAAACATTATGTGAAAATAATAACCAACTGGACCATGTATTTTATACTTTACAGTAGACAAAATTACAGCATATGAGCAGGACAAGTCCtctaaaaaaatacaaattacaAGTGTTCATGCTTTCCTTCGGTGCAGTATTCAGTCTACCATTGTGCCAACTTACTTGAAGACAGCTATAAGAAGGTTGACTAGCAGGAtgttggccaccaataaatagCAGGCCATGATGGCAGGAGTTAGCCAGGCACCGGGGATACAAGGTGGCAGTTTTTTTCCGTCCTCATCATACAAATTGTCACCACATGGTGCTGGGCAAAAGAGGTTGAGTTTCAATGTCTTTTGTATAGATTTATTGATAACTTTATCGGAATATAAGTAGATTTTGCTCTTGCTCTCATCCAGGTAAATACATAATTACTTTAACATTGTTTATGGGCATTATAGAAAACAACAATGGTGGAGGTGGGCAATGAAATGTTACTCACGGTTGATTTCCATTGCATAGACTACCAATCAGTGATGCaagcaagagaaagaaaagtAAAGGCAAAAAGTAGAGAAAGAGAATAGTACAACAACAACCAGGCAATCAACCAATCATCATTCTGCCAGGAGGAGCACAATGTATCACTGCTTCATACATGTGTCTGCTTTAAGTGACACATAAAATAGAAAAGGAATTGACCTTCCATAttccatattttctgatttgtgtGCACCAAAACAAATTCGAAGGATCCTTATTCTAACTGCTGTCTGGATCAGGGCATCAGTAGATTTGAATCGGTAGATAATGTTTATTTTCTGGTGCTTCATccatgtaaatgtttttaatgaaaGCTTTAATCAGTAAGAGATTCGACTTTTGTGCTGTCTTCCTCTAGGCATAGTGCAATACAACAATTTAATTATACACTAGTACTTCTAGCAGGCAGATGATCATGATAAAAGGCTGACACATTTTACATGATTAAAAAACACTTTTGGTTATGGAATTAATGTTGATGATTATTCTGTCAGTAGTGTGTGCTGTGTATGCACATACAATCTCTGAAGTAGTTATGTAATTGATTAGTGCACTGTGTAAATGGAGTCCAAAGGATTGAGCTTGATGCTTCCATTGGATGTTATggatattaaaataaatatgttGACCACATTTCCCTCTCAGTTGTCGCAAGCACACAATCTATCCATCATTGCAGACCTTAGTCCCAAAAATATTTGGTGAAAGTATTAAGTAATTTTCTGTTTGACATTTCCATAAGCAACATATTCATAAAGGAGTAGTGAATGTACCAGCAGAGGGAGCAAAGGACCACAAACAAactcacaaacagacacaatgcAATCACAATAAAAGTAAGGAAACGTTTACAGTGAAACTGGGGCTGGAGAGGCAAAGAGATTAACATTGAAAGGTTTACGGGATGAGAGGGCTATCATGGAGATTAAAGTACAACTGATCATCCGCCcatgaaacaggaaacagaatcTTACTATGAATTCTAGTCTTACGGTCTATCGAGTCCGCAAACACTTCTCCATAGATCATCCAGTAGGGCATGTAGAAGATGTTCCGGGCCAGGCGCCAGGTAGGCTCCTCGTCAGGGTGAAGGATGGCCTGCCGTGCCACGCCAAAGCTCATGAGCACCACCAGCATTATCACCACAAAATATAGCATGTCAATCATCTGGAAGACAGGAAGAAGATACGCCCATTGTATCAGTGGTGGTGAGAACGAGGAATGTTTCTGTGTTCGTTTTGACAGTCTCGGATGTGACCACAAGAGATAGGGATATTAAACTTTACTGAATTTCCCAAAAAGTAATTTAACTAACCCTTGAGTTTTTGATTATTAACATAACATTCAAGTTTTGGATCTCAGGTTTATAACAAATTACACCTGAACTGGGGAAGTGGAACCAGAGAAAATGAACTGGGGCAGCTAAGCCGAGCAAATGCTCAATGAAAAAAAGGTTGAACAGTCAAATCCATTTCTTGATCTTACCATTTTCCCAATCATCATGACATATGGTCCCAGGTACTTGTTGACCCCAAAGATGTCCAGAACGCGGATGTACCAGAAGATGATGTCAATGCAGTAAATGACCCGGCCCCAACCCATGTAGGGCTCGTTCTGCAATCGCAGCATTAGGCCCAGAAGGAACACAGAGATGGCTACCAGGTCTGTTATATTCCAGTACTCCTCCAGCCACACGTTGATCTTCTGCTTTAGCTTACCCGGCTCAGACATCAGGATCTAGGGGACAAGAGAAAGGTCAGAGGTTCTGAGCCAGGAATGCAATGTACTGTGCACACATCTAGTGTAGTTCTTGTCTGAAAAAcaatttaaactttgtatcagAATCGGCCATTTGCAACTTTACCTGCCTGACTTTTTCCAGTCCCAGAGTGATGATGTAAGAGATAACGATACCCTCTTGCAAGGATGGCCAGCGTTCCATCTTCACCAAGATGATGTAGTTGTATAACATGAGGTATCCAAAGTAGGTGATCTGTATATCAAATAATATCAAGATCAGAAACAGGCATCTTGAAAACCCCCATTATCTTGTCAGGAAAGTCAATAGAATGAGGAACATTGAAGAACATCTAACCTTTTGCATATTTAGTATACTTGTACTAAACTGCAGTATGAGAGGTCAATGTgtcatgtattttctttttcttaatACGTAACAAAAGAATACTTGCAGTGTTGAACCAGAACTTGGTGAATGGGGTGTTGTAGAAGTCATAAATCTTCCTTCCAATTGGAACTCTCCTCTGCTTCTTGTGGCCTTCCTCTTCATCCCCCTTCTTGGATACTGCATCAGTGTTGACATCCTAAGATCATGGACAACATCTGCTTATCAGGCTACATATTGgaacacagtacacacaaaataaataaacacagctACCATGTGGTGGATTGCCATTAACAAATACCCTGCTGGATTTGTTGTCATCATCTTTCTCCTTAGCGTCTTCATTTTCTGATGCGTGATATGTGGCTTCATCTCCAAGGCGGAAATCCAACAGTAGAATTGATGGTGGAAAAATAATTCCAAAAATGACCTGAGGACCAATGAATGAGAGCGTTTTTTAAAAACCTTAAAATGTGAATATTACAGTCAACTAGCCTTTACAACCAATCTGTTTGTTGTCTGTTTATCATAATGTATTCTAAAACTCCAATATATGCATTGCATGAGTTAGTCAAACTCTCAAACAAACTGCATCAGTCAAACAAAAAGTATAGTAAAGAATATGCAGCCAAACTGGTATTTGAGAGATCTCATCCAGTCTTCATTTCATCCCATGTGAGTAACCCCCGGAGTGGTAATGCCAGAACACCACCCACCCTCAACCCATGGCTCTTTCCCATCCTCAGACAGCCCATCCACATGTCTGTCAACAGCATCTGGCTGCAGGTGTGGGCGATGAAGTCTCTGTGTTTGGCAGCCACCGCCAGCTTCAGACAGGTGGAGTTGCTCCAGTTTTTCAGTTCGTAGGTCAGAAGCTTCATTGCCACCTGCTCGTCGTGTTTATAGGATTGGTCCAGGAGTTCATAGGCAAGCTGGCCAAATTCCCTGGGAATCGATGACAAAGCATGTTTGAATATTTCACTGAGCTCATGGGTTAGATCTGGTAGTGGTCACTAATCAGTTGGTGCTGTTCTAAAATTCACGTCTTACATCCTTTATCCTTAACTTCACAAAAGAGGATACAAACATTTTGATTGACTACTCACTTGGAGTTGTTTTCCAGGTCTTGGAAAATGTCATCTACAAGTTCACTCTGTGAAGACTCGTGGGCCATAGCCTTATAAAGCTTACAAGCGACCAGTGCTTTGGCCAtggcctcttcccctctctgccaTAAAAAGAGCGCCATCTTCTGGCGCTTCATCAGTACTGCCCAAACCATCAGTTCATGGAACGGGTACTGGAACCGGCTGACCTCAGGGTCATCTACATCTATGTCcagttcctcctctttcttcttcttatttttCTTGCCCTTGCCCTTTGAACGTGGGTCATCATCCTAGTTTGGTAAGATGTTACAAATATTACACTTTAACGGATATATTAGCATTGTGTTGAAATCCATTGACAGTTTATCTGAGCAATATTCAACAAATATCAAAAGACAAACCTCCATTCCCAACAGTTTTAAAGCTTTTGGCTGAAAAATTAGGAAAATATACAGGGTAAGAAATACATTTATGTGAGTCAAGTAAGTAAAGAAACCCGAGTAAATACTGATATAATTTATTTGGGGGGTTTTgttgaaggaaaaaaaagatcCATACTCTTTTCAACCCATATAGGTTGTTGTAAAGGATGCGGAAACTCTTCCTGGTGTAGTGACAGCGATAAGCTCCGCCCATGAGGAACTCCAGGACCAGACCAATGTCGATCAAGGTAATCTGGTAATCAGGTGGAAGATTTCCCTGCGATAACAAAATCCATTCGATTATTGAAtaattattaaaatgtttagggtTGTCCCTTGATTCAGCAGATAAACTAATCAACATAAATTATAACAATGGTTGAGAAGGAAATAACTACCTTTTTTACATCCCTGACAACAAAGTGGAGGGTGTTTGTTGGCCCCAACCTCTAGAAAGGACAAGAATAACTATATCTTTAAAGATGTGTATGCACAAAAACATAGGAATAAAAGGTTCAATGGATTACTgtcatatattttaaatataaacCTGTgaaatacagtatactgtatttaTTAGAATGCACACTGAAAGCTCATACATAAATGTTGACCCAAATATTATATTTCCATTTCCATTGGAATTTTGTACCTCTTTAGTTTAAGTGCACTTTACTGTAGCAGATTAAGATGATCCCAAACCTCTTCATGCAAAGGTTAAGCGATAAGATAATAGTATGGAAAATGTAAACAATTATGATTTTAAAACATTGTTGAAAAAATTAGAAAAGGAAAAATTTGAGGTAAAAGTGAAAGCTTTAATGGATGTTATCTGCAATGTAATTTGACATTTTGTCGACAAGCTTTTCATTCAtatgtttcaaatgtttgtttcaTAGAAAGCTGCAACAACGTTTTCAAAGACACAGAGATTCATCAGCGAGGTGTCATGCTCACCGTGTTGTACAGTTCCTCCAGTCGAGGAATCGTGAGAAAATTGTGAATATTGACCCCGTTCTCAATCAGCAGCTTGACAAAATCCACTCTGTCCAACACAAGTGCATCCATCATGGCCTGCTCCAGAGAGTTCACCTAAATGATGAAAAAAGGGTAAAAACATGTATCTTTCTGGGGATTACCCCTTGACACTGCATGCAGTGTCTCTCTGACAAACTTGTCTTTGTCACATCCAGATAAATTAATTGAATGGACGAAGCAGGTTCAGGCAGTATTGAAAGGAAGCATTGACATTAATGATATCACCAGTGTAACCCCACATGCCTTACCAGTATAATTTCATAATTCAGCAGATTTCATATCATAGCAGAGTTCTCATAAAGTATGACAAAAGATAGTAGCAACAGAAGCTAAGCCTAACCTTCTTCTAACTTTTGTTAGAAGTGGAAGGAGCAAACGTCTCCTGTTACCAAAGTGCTCTACAGAGAGATTCAGGAGGTCTTTTGTTCCTGCAGCAGCTAGGCTTTTTAATCATGActgctgatttgatttgatttgatttgattgtattacTGCACATTGCTCATTTGCATGTTATGTATTCCCTGTTTTAACCTTCTATTTTTACTGTGGTAGTGGACCACACTTCCCCTGtgactatgcttgttttatgttgttactgtattcctgttttgtatgttgtacagactatggtggcaaaccagtttccccattggggatcaataaagtaaatcatcatcatcaacctgTTGTATTGCCTTGTATGGCAGTGCAATTAATGTTCATCTTGTGTTTCCTATTGTCAATTATATGGGTTATTGCCTCTGAAGGAATTTTACCCAGTTAAGCAGCTCTAATTTCCTGGGATCAGTCTCTACAGGGGGCTCAGGTTTGGTCTTTCCACCCTTGCCCTTCTTGCCACGGGCCATCCCCTTCCCAACTCGGGGCGCGGCTGCTGGACTCTTGGGACGGTCCTGTGATGGGGCGTTGGTGGGCAGGGCACTCACAGGCTGCGAGTGGGAGCAGGAACATTTGTCATGTCACTGATTGTGTTCTGTGCGTATATGTAAACATTCCAGAGCTAATGGTCTTCCAACTCACAGGCCAGTGGTGTCCGTACACAAAGATCTGACTGCGAGCGATGTCCACTCTGTTCCAGGCCAGGGCCAAACTCAGCTGGTCTGGGGCTGAGGCATTTGTGCCTAAAATCAAGAAAACAAAAgctgttttgttgttttccaAGAATGAATTCTTCATCCAATACTACACGATCTTTATCTGCATTTAGCTAATATTTAGCTTATATTATTTACAACAATTTTAGATGTTTCTCTAATACTTACTTTCAGCAGTTTCCATGTGGATTGTATTATACATGTctataatttacaatctaaatGTACAGTGTATGTAGTTCAATTCAATGTACCTTTCAGTAAAGCAGTCAATATGGACATTTCAATGTCCTGCTGTCCTTCTGAGCCCATACGAAACACTGTAATCTACATAGAAATAGAACAAATGACTTATGGGTCAATAATCTCCCAATATTGAGTGAACATTTGTTGGTTTATACTGTGGGGTCAAGCTGGAATCATTTTGCTTTTTCATATTTTCTTTTGAGTATGCCTCACAGTTATCAGTTTTTCAGGTGGCACCAATAACATAATTAATTCACATTTTCTATCTCTACTTCATCAACCTTCATTGTTTGCTAATACTATAACTGAAAAAATGTCATAGGTCGGACAAATCATTGTCCAGTGAGCAATATAACCACTCAGTAGACAAGTGTAGTCAGTATTACATATTGTGCATTGTGCATTGTGGCCTGAACAACAGAACCAACCCTTGTCAGTTATTGACCAACACTGCAGCACAAACTCAAACAGTGAAGTGCTAGCAAATATCCCTTAACTTGATAAGAGTGTCTCTCTTGGTGGTGCCACAGACTTCCCAATGTATTGAAACTGAAGTGGTGTCACAAGACAGTTTCTGTTGTAATGCAGCTTTGTGGTTGACTGCTGGCACTACAAGTCTGCAAGTCATACGAGCCTCATAAATAATTGATGATAAACTACTGCACTGGCACAAGGCGCTTGTTTTACAATTCCCTCATCGGGGCCAGAATAAAGTCCTTTGACCTCTCCTCCTTTGTGTTCAACTCAAAAGCTATATTTTTCATTAATACATGCATAATACATGAATCTACGTGTAATTCAGAGGTTGATTATAAGTGGACTTTCAATCAATCTGTGTACTGGTATGTGTGGCCTTCAGCTGTTGATAAAAATAGATGCAGTGGATTGTGAGATTAAGCGAAACACAGGGTTATGAACAGTGATTGTTGAACAATGGAAAATCCCTATTTAAGCTGTAAAGCTTATTCAGTGCACTTATACCCTGCCAGATAACATGGGTGACAATGATAAAAAATAACTGTTAAGAAGAATATTGATGTCAGAAGAGATTCTTGAATCCTGGCGTCCTTATGTTGGGTGAAAGACAAGGAAAGTTCATGAAGTATGGAGATATACAGTACAGTTCACTGGGTTCTAACACTGGAGAAGGTAAAGTAGAAAGGAAAGGTGCAAAAGGGTAATGGTGCGGAATGATTTGATGTTCGGAGatcattgtttgattttcaggTTATGTTAATAATATACTTGCAGTTCAAATGACCACTGTGCGATATTGGTGGACTACTGTATTGCTTTATCATGTTTAAGTATTGTATTACAACATTTTGGTAGTTGAGAATattcagagagagatggaagtttGATGGATGGACAATGACACATAAATGACAGTGCAAGATGACATGATTGAATGGTTGTTTTATTGACCGTAGACacataaaacaaaacatttattgaCCTTAAATAGTCTATCAATTTCCATTGAAATATTTGTTGAAATCATTAGTAAGATTACATTCTTAAAAAGTGCTGTTCAACTTTCCAAAAATGACCACTAGTCATTTGAATGCAGTCACAGACTCACCAGTTCTCTTTTCTTCATACACTCCATGACCATGAGGAAGATTTGTTGGGCTTGGCTGCGGTTATAGTTAAAGGTCTTCTGGATGGTCACCAGAAGCTGGTCTTTCACGTTATCACTCACCAACCTGTGAGGAGTCATGGACAATAAATGCCACCTCGAGGACCAGACAGTGTCTGCAATTTGACCCGGTTAAACTACAGTATGATGAAAACATGACACATAAGAACATGAGATACAGGCACATAGACAGTTCTTACCCATCCTCCTCTGAGTATCTGTGGGCAAAAGAAATGATGTCAGACGCCCTTCCACTTCcgtcacacacaaccactggaaCCGGAGGGTCCTCCCTCAAGCTCTCCAGCACAATTGCAATCACATTGGGTCCCCCTTCCAGAATCAGACACACCAAAGGGACCCCTTGACCCAGACCTAGCAAAGCCAGATAAAACAAAGACATGTTATGATAGCACAGACCAAACATATTTTGGTTCCAACCCCAAAAAATTAAGGAGGCCAATCTTGAAAGAGTAGTATTTAATGTGTACTGGTATTACATAGCTTTTGCAGATTTCTAGAAAAGTTGAAGTAAGTGGTGACAGCTGAGCATCCCTTTGCGGTCCCTGCCTTATCACTAGCTCCAGGCATAGGATGACAAAGGGAAACCCACAGGTCACATAAGGGTCACATCCTCAGGCACTTCAAGCTCCAACAATCCCTCTCTTGACCGCACATTTAAATTATTATGACTACGCCACCTTTCAATTGAATGGAAATGTTAATGTTGATAACATAGCTGAAGCACATCTTCTGTCTGCTTATGTCAATGCAGCCTTTTTTGAACATTAAAGACAACACCAAAACCTACAAGAAGACACTCAAACCCCAGATATTCTTTTGTTCAGATGGTTGAAACCAGTATCCTGTGGGTCACCTACGTGTGTTGATCTTCTGCAGAGATATGTGTTTCTCCAATTGTCGACGAAGCCTGACCTCGGCTCCATACTTTCCACATGTCCCGTTGTCTGCCAGTATGAAGTGTGAATGACTGCTGTTCAGGACTGATAGCTTGCTGAGAGGGTTGGACATGGTTTGGTATGGCCTGGTTACCTGTATGGAATGAGGGGAACTTTCAAATGACTAGATAAACTTGGGTGTTGCAGAACATATTTCATCAATTTGGGATGAGTAAACATTCTTCAATGTTTCTACAGTGTCTTGCTGTTTACTTCAGCTAAGTCTAATTTTGCAGCTGACAAACGTTGATAACTTTTATATGTTCCTGTCAGTTCCCCTTGACTTACATCTCTGCCAATGAGATCCTCCTTGTTCTCCACAATGCCCCAAGGTGCGATCCCAATGGCACAGACCTTCCCTCTGGACTTTGAAGAGTGGTCTTTCAAAGCATCTCCAACATGGCGGATCACTCCTGTGATGCAAAAAAAGTACttgtcaaggaaaatattactATCGACTCATTGAATTACATATTATTAAAAATACACAAATTCTTTATAAAAAATTGATTTTTTTTAGGTTATGTAATGTTTCTTGTACATCATGTAATCACTCGCTTACTCTGTTAGCACATCACTGCATTTGTACTGTCACTTTTCAGATACCTACTTAACTACCAGTAAGATTCTGTTGTACAATGATCTGACTTTTAGTTACGCACCGGTGCTGACTCCACCAGTAAAGATCCAAGCTCCTGTGGTAACTGCAGCCTTAATCAAGCCTTTTCCAAACACTTGCTTCAGTTTGGGCTGCAAGTCAAAGTTCTGGAGGCCCCCGTGGACAGAGATGAGAAGCGTGGGAAGCTCTAATTGCCAGTCTTTCACCATCAGATGAAGCAAGTTGTCTGGTTTGGAGTCATAGGCCACACGAATGTACTGCAGAAAAGACAGGATAAACAGATTGCTATCAGAACAAGCAGAAGTGAGAAGTTTAAGTGGAACCCTTGATCTTCTGTCTTATATTGATATTGTCATAATAACTGAACATCAATTACATAACTACATTCAGACGGTATGACACAGTTGCACTTAGACTCATAAATCTACACATTCATAAATAATTACTAGAGTTTGAAAAGGGCATTGGTGTTTTTGTGCTTTACCATGGCCTTGTTGGCGTGGCCTCCCCCCTGAAACTCAATGATGCCATAGGCATCTGTTGGGGTAGCCAGTGAGTGTTTGAGGACCGACCATCGCTCATGAGGGACCTCCACCTGCTGGTGGCCTTCTTCTGAGGCCTTGTTGGTGGCTCCAGGTAGAATGGCTATATGCTGGTTCACCATctgaccacagctgcacctaagGCCGACAGATAAGCAATGCAATGTGAGGgagtgtaaaaaaagaaagaagaaatgcCATTCTCCAACACAGAATGGGTGACGATGTATAGTTGATGTTTGGGGTTTGTTTGAAAAGAATGCAACAACACTTGAGCTAAATTCACATAAGAGCTACTTATAATTCTGTTTGAGATGTAATTCAATCAGAAAAACTTGTGCTCGGAAAATGTAACGTACAGAATAAATGTCAGTGATGAATGACCAAGTTAAGTATCATCCGTAAAAACTGATAATGATCTGCTCTAGCGAAAAAAGCTTTTACTGCTTTCCCCACACAGCATTGAGCCTTCATGCAGCAAAAAGCTGATTTTACTTTTGTCTCGTTTGGGAGAGATTTTAGCCCAAGGATAGTCAGCATTTTGGATGGATTTCATCCACATTATGCCTTGTTGTTGATACATTTTGTTACTAGAGAAGGGGGAATGGTTTATTAATCTGTGGCTGTTTAAAAGCACAGAGGAACTTGGTCAGTGAAAGCAATTATTCACCTCACCAAATATTCCAAGACTGAAAAATAAATTGAAAGGGAGTAAATTGTAAGAGAAAAAAATACCTGTTCGGCTCTTTGCTGGGAATGATTTGAATACATTCTCGTTTTTGGAAGGTCCTTTCAATCCAAGCCTTTTGGGCCTgccataaaaaaaaagacatatAAAACCTCGTTtttaaaaatacaaacattattGGTTATTATTAACATTATTATTAATACAAATATTATTATGTAGACAGGGTTTACATTTTCACAACAAATGCATGTTACATTTCAGATTATGTCTCTTCTGTCACATAAACTGAATAATTGTCTTTGGAATGTATCAAACCTTTTAACTTGAATGTTCCAATTACAACAATTTCTCTTTTCCCTTTAGACTGTCTGGAGAATGTATCTCCCTAATTACTGTGAGAAAGGTGTTTTCTATTACACAAGTACCAAAATGCTCAGTTCTTGATGCATTAAATCCTCTTATGTGGGGCCTGCACCTAATCCTGCCTAAATGCGGCAGTACAGAGCAAGCTAAAAACCCTCTTCCATTCTAAGgcaactgcatgtgtgtgtgtgtatgaggggtgGTGTTTACAGCCAGATACTTGTAATGACTTAGCGTTATTATGCTGGCATGATTAAGCTTGCACTCTAcagcagaaacattggccaatATTGTAAAGCACTTAGAGAAATACCTTCACTCCAGATTATGTTAGATTTAACACAAAACCTAACCAATACTAGTCACATGTTCAAATAATTTTGTCAATTATTCTGTATGTTTCTGTTAATGACAACTAATTTGATTTAAGGTTCTTGTTCAATTGCAGCAAATAGTTATTGGCcgagtttcccagattcgttaagaagatcttaacgctcagagcttctttggagcgttctaagaacgctctagaatgttcttaagaagctcttagagttaagagcttcttaacaaatctgggaaacccggccattgaaAGTATGTTTAACTAATGTATATGCATCAACTTAATGGTGTGTTTTCAATTTGACCACTGTATTTCTGCATGCATGCATATATCAATATTGAAAAAAccaaatttgaatttgtatgaaGGTGGTTAAAATTATGACTTCCAAAAGGTGAAAAACATCCCCTTTTTTGAGTCGAAAACTAAACCAATTAAGTTTTAAATATTGGTAAGAGTAAAGCGGAGGAAAAAAAATCTGAGAAATGCAATCTAAACTTTGTTGCAGAAGAGAAATTGAGCAAAAACCCAACTTCCAGTCCCAGCTCGCCAACTTGTAAAACCTGTTGAGATTGTGGACACAGTGGACACTGGAGATATAAAACCATTCGCTCAATCAGATGAAAATAGTAAATGACTAAAAATAAATCGCATTTGCCTTTACCAAGAGAACATCCATTCGtagtttgtttaaacaaatttaAAATCATTATTGGACTACCAATCAATAACTGTCCCAAAATGCTGAAAGAGACCTGTTATATTCAGTCTCTTTTCAATCAGGAGTACAGTATTAGATCACCAGTCCACTCAGGTTTAGACCTTTTTCTAAATCATGCATGTTTCACAGTTGTATCAATTCATGATACATTTACAAATGCAAGCAGACACGAATATTGCACCAAACTGTAATACATAGTAGACTGTCCATTCAAAAGATGTTTGTATTAAGATGCAGttaaaatcataaaagccagtGGAATACTTACCGTTCACCCAACAGGAACACACCAAGAGTCACTCAGCAAGTCTAACTCAACGCTAGTGAGAACCCAGCACTAGTTAGCTGTTCCCACTAGACCTCCAAGCCCAATGAAGTCTACAAGACATGAAACTACATCACTTTATGGAGCTGGGTTCATATGATGAGCATGTGAGCAGGCTCTTTGTTCAGGCAAGTCTTATGACTCCAGTTCAAGGTAATCCTTTTGGGAGTCCCATGACCCATCTCCTTGCACACAGGGTATTTTCATCCTTGGCTGGAATGAGGCACAACAAATCTACTTTGAGAACCAACCCCCCTTTCCATTTCAAATCTCTCTCCTTTGGTGAACTTTCCTCTAACCAGCTCGCCTTTCCGGCATTGCAACTCATAGTTGTCTAGATGTTACTTGAATACTTGGATAAGATGAGGCAGAGGAAGTATCAACAGAtgaataaagaaagagagagaacaataaAAAGGACAAAAGCTCTGTAATGTTTTATATCAGAATGTCACACCCCCTACTGCTCTTCTTGAACTCTATTTGCATAATTGAGAGAATTGGACTCTGGAACATTTTGAAAGGATTTCTTGTT
This window encodes:
- the LOC124481660 gene encoding transient receptor potential cation channel subfamily M member 1-like, coding for MVNQHIAILPGATNKASEEGHQQVEVPHERWSVLKHSLATPTDAYGIIEFQGGGHANKAMYIRVAYDSKPDNLLHLMVKDWQLELPTLLISVHGGLQNFDLQPKLKQVFGKGLIKAAVTTGAWIFTGGVSTGVIRHVGDALKDHSSKSRGKVCAIGIAPWGIVENKEDLIGRDVTRPYQTMSNPLSKLSVLNSSHSHFILADNGTCGKYGAEVRLRRQLEKHISLQKINTRLGQGVPLVCLILEGGPNVIAIVLESLREDPPVPVVVCDGSGRASDIISFAHRYSEEDGLVSDNVKDQLLVTIQKTFNYNRSQAQQIFLMVMECMKKRELVSL
- the LOC124482046 gene encoding transient receptor potential cation channel subfamily M member 1-like; the protein is METAESTNASAPDQLSLALAWNRVDIARSQIFVYGHHWPPVSALPTNAPSQDRPKSPAAAPRVGKGMARGKKGKGGKTKPEPPVETDPRKLELLNWVNSLEQAMMDALVLDRVDFVKLLIENGVNIHNFLTIPRLEELYNTGNLPPDYQITLIDIGLVLEFLMGGAYRCHYTRKSFRILYNNLYGLKRDDDPRSKGKGKKNKKKKEEELDIDVDDPEVSRFQYPFHELMVWAVLMKRQKMALFLWQRGEEAMAKALVACKLYKAMAHESSQSELVDDIFQDLENNSKEFGQLAYELLDQSYKHDEQVAMKLLTYELKNWSNSTCLKLAVAAKHRDFIAHTCSQMLLTDMWMGCLRMGKSHGLRVIFGIIFPPSILLLDFRLGDEATYHASENEDAKEKDDDNKSSRDVNTDAVSKKGDEEEGHKKQRRVPIGRKIYDFYNTPFTKFWFNTITYFGYLMLYNYIILVKMERWPSLQEGIVISYIITLGLEKVRQILMSEPGKLKQKINVWLEEYWNITDLVAISVFLLGLMLRLQNEPYMGWGRVIYCIDIIFWYIRVLDIFGVNKYLGPYVMMIGKMMIDMLYFVVIMLVVLMSFGVARQAILHPDEEPTWRLARNIFYMPYWMIYGEVFADSIDPPCGDNLYDEDGKKLPPCIPGAWLTPAIMACYLLVANILLVNLLIAVFNNTFFEVKSISNQVWKFQRYQLIMTFHDRPILPPPLIIFSHIYILLKRICCRCKKRQEGEQDERDRGLQLVLNSEELKSLYEFEEQCVEEYFREKEDEEQSSNNERIRVTSERVENMSMRLEEVNEREHSMKASLQTVDLRLAQLEEFSGRMMNALEKLAGVDRADLVRTRSGGSTVGEPNTLLRHSSINSADGYSVYRYHLDNSDDRHSEYGESGEKRSQSPEGKGSFHDLSPASAGNTTVREYGATLDVIVPQDRRRSNSSVDILISPCDAEKQETPAPALVEPPSKPSTELMDAALEKAGVAMEKIKLEAAISYPLERAKTLQYCPSETLSNSPSSSRRSMSSMMFTPAEGSEGARTKWAMDYNSSTTEQAIKSPIMGDWASKFEYKVHPCPFGHSPMVSMVSSNEIPLPSRQTTERIPVNERVLADTQEPGTVESQQDGEEEAQEAKENKEGKEAKDTDHLLVAEDRFYPSLRSKSLNTNPRKAKVRGNSLEKPRSASSVRDLALAFAGSGEKVWGDSKDTK